The Streptomyces puniciscabiei genomic interval CCCTTCGCGGGCTTCGTCACCGGCTGGACGTACTGGCTGTTCTGGGTGGTCACGGGCATCACCGAGGTCACCGCCGCGGCCGCGTACATGACGTACTGGTTCGACATCCCGCAGTGGGTCTCGGCCCTGATCTTCACGATCGTCCTGTACGGCGCCAACCTGATCTCCGTGAAGCTCTTCGGTGAGCTGGAGTTCTGGTTCTCCATGGTCAAGGTCACCGCGATCATCGGCATGATCCTGATCTGCGCCGGCATCCTCACGATCGGCTTCTCCGACGCCGGCAGGACCGCCTCGGTGAGCCACCTGTGGAACGACGGCGGCTTCTTCCCGCACGGCGTCGGCAACACCCTGATGACCCTGCAGATGGTCATGTTCGCCTTCCTCGCCGTCGAGCTGGTCGGTGTCACCGCGGGCGAGTCCAAGGACCCCGAGAAGGTGCTGCCGAAGGCGATCAACACCGTGCCGTGGCGGATCGCGGTCTTCTACGTCGGCGCGCTGATCATGATCCTGTCGGTCGTGCCGTGGACCGAGTTCCACCCGGGCGTGAGCCCCTTCGTGGCCGCCTTCCAGAAGATGGGCCTGTCCGTCGGCGCCGGCATCGTGAACTTCGTCGTCCTCACCGCCGCGCTGTCCTCCTGCAACTCCGGCATGTACTCCACCGGCCGCATGCTGCGCGACCTGGCGCTCAACAGCCAGGGCCCCAAGGTCTTCACCAAGCTGACGCGCAGCGGTACCCCGCTGGTCGGCACGACGTTCTCCGCCGCGCTGATGCTGGTCGGCGTCTGGATCAACTACCAGTGGCCGGGCAAGGCGTTCGACTACGTGGTGTCCTTCGCGACCATCTCCGGCATGTGGGCCTGGATCGTCATCCTGGTCTGCCAGATCCTCTACCGGCCCAGGGCAAACGTCGGCCTCCTGCCGCAGAGCAAGTTCCCCATGCCGGGCGCGCCGTACACGAGCTACATCGCGCTGGCGTTCATCGTCATGGTGATCGTACTCATGGGTATCGACAAGGACGCCCGGGTGTCGCTTTACTGTGCTCCGCTGTGGGCCGCGATCCTCGGCGTCTCCTACTGGGTGCTCCGGCGCCGCAACCCGGAGGCCGCGGCCTTCCGCAAGCGCTGACCATCCCCCAGGGACGTCCAGCCGCACGGGGCTCTCGTGGTGCCCCGCCGCGGCTGCCGCTCAGGACGTCCGGCATATGGGCCGTTCCGTACCATCCCTCGGTACGGAACGGCCCTTCTGCTTATCCTGACCAACATGCTGACCATCACCCAGGCCCTCGTCGACCAGATCGTCGCCCACGCGCGCAAGGACCACCCCGACGAGGCGTGCGGCGTCGTGGCGGGCCCGGCGGGCTCGGACCGCCCCGAGCGCCTCATCCCCATGCTGAACGCGGCGATGTCGCCCACCTTCTACGAGTTCGACTCCGGCGACCTGCTCAAGCTGTACCGCGAGCTGGACGACCGCGACGAGGACCCGGTGGTCATCTACCACTCCCACACCGCCACCGAGGCCTACCCCTCGCGCACCGACATCTCCTACGCCAACGAACCCGGCGCCCACTACGTCCTCGTCTCCACCGCCGACACCGACGGCCTCGGCGAGTTCCAGTTCCGCTCCTTCCGGATCGTGGACGGGGAGGTCACGGAGGAAGAGGTCAGGGTCGTGGAGGCCTACTGATCTCAGTTACCGGACGAAATCCGTCCGGCATGCGGAATCACACTCCGGGGCCCGGACCGGGAATCGTTACGATGACCGCATGGTTCTGAACGACGTGAGCGAGAAGGCGCCGGGCATGCTGCTCGTGGCGCGGCTGCACGTCGATCTGTGCAGGCTGAACAGCGCCATCTGTTGACGTTCTCCGCCGCCGTACGGCCGTGAGCCGCGGCGCGCGCCGCCGTGCGCCCACACCTTCCGATACTTCCCGACAGGAGCCCTGAGCCATGGCCATCGAGGTCCGCATCCCCACCATCCTCCGCACCTACACGGACGGCCAGAAGGCGGTGGAGGGCAGCGGGAACACCCTCGCCGAGCTGTTCGCCGACCTCGAGACCCGGCACGCGGGCATCCAGGCCCGCATCGTGGACGAGGGCAAGCTGCGCCGGTTCGTCAACGTGTACCTGAACGACGAGGACGTCCGTTTCATCGACGGCATCGACACCAAGCTGTCGGACGGCGACACCGTGACGATCCTGCCGGCCGTGGCCGGCGGCATGCGCTGATCGGTCGCTGAGCAGCGATGCGCTACGACTCCCCGCTGGCCGCGGTGGGCAACACCCCCCTGGTGCGCCTGCCGCGGCTCTCGCCGTCCGCCGACGTCCGTATCTGGGCCAAGCTGGAGGACCGCAACCCCACCGGCTCGGTCAAGGACCGCCCCGCGCTGCACATGATCGAGCAGGCGGAGAAGGACGGCCGGCTCACCCCGGGCTGCACCGTCCTGGAGCCCACCTCGGGCAACACCGGCATCTCCCTGGCCATGGCGGCCAAGCTCAAGGGCTACCGCATGGTGTGCGTGATGCCGGAGAACACCTCGCAGGAGCGCCGGGACCTGCTCGGCATGTGGGGCGCCGAGATCATCTCCTCCCCGGCGGCGGGCGGCTCCAACACCGCCGTGCGCGTGGCCAAGGAGCTCGCCGCCGAACACCCCGACTGGGTGATGCTCTACCAGTACGGCAACCCGGACAACGCCGGCGCCCACTACGCCACCACCGGCCCGGAGATCCTGGCGGACCTGCCGTCGATCACCCACTTCGTGGCCGGCCTCGGCACCACCGGCACCCTGATGGGCGTCGGCCGCTACCTGCGCGAGCACAGGCCGGGCGTCCAGATCGTCGCCGCCGAACCGCGCTACGACGACCTGGTGTACGGCCTCAGGAACCTCGACGAGGGCTTCGTCCCGGAGCTGTACGACGCCTCGGTCCTCACCAGCCGCTTCTCGGTCGGCTCGGCCGACGCGGTCACCCGCACCCGTGAACTCCTGCAGCAGGAGGGCATTTTCGCGGGCGTCTCGACCGGCGCCGCCCTGCACGCGGCGATCGGCGTCGGGAAGAAGGCGGTCAAGGCGGGGGAGTCCGCCGACATCGTCTTCATCGTGGCCGACGGCGGCTGGAAGTACCTGTCCACCGGCGTCTACACGGCGGCCACCACCGAGGAGGCCATCGAGACGCTGCAGGGCCAGCTCTGGGCCTGACCCCGCCTCGGCCCGCCCCAGTCCCGCCCCAGCCCCCTCCACCGAGGGGGCTGAGTCATTCCTAAGTGATTCCTATGGGCGGGCAAAGAATTCCTTTGAGTACTGCCGGTCACGCCGGGGCCAGGGCTACGTTCCTCCCGCACCCTGACATGTAACGCTCATCCCGCGGCCATGTCAGGTGTCTGAGAATGTCATGCTCATGGCTGCGCGGTTCGCCGCCGCTACGCGCGTCACGGGCCTGCCAATCCAGTGCGATACCCCACGTCTACCGGAGGCAGTACCCCATGCGTGAGTCACGCCCGACGCGGCGGAGACGGAGTCTGCGAAGACTCGTCGCCGTCGCCTTCCCCGCCCTCGCCCTCACCGTCGCAGGACTCGCAGCGGCCCCCACGGCCGGAGCGCAGACCGCCGGCGCGCACCCGCACACCACCAAGGTCACGCAGAACGCCAAGGCGCTGACCGACCCCAAGCGGCAGACCTTCCACACGACCGGCAAGGCCGGCCAGAAGGTGCCGACCGAGCACCTGTGCGCCAAGGCCAAGCCGGGCTACGCGTCCTGTTTCGCCCAGCGCCGCACGGACATCAGGCAGCGCCTCGCCGCCGCCCTCGCGGCCGCGCCCTCCGGCCTCTCCCCGGCCAACCTGCACAGCGCCTACAACCTGCCCACCACGGGCGGCACGGGCATGACGGTCGCCATCGTCGACGCCTACAACGACCCCAACGCCGAGTCGGACCTGGCCACCTACCGTTCCACCTACGGTCTGTCCGCCTGCACCAAGGCCAACGGCTGCTTCAAGCAGGTCAGCCAGACCGGCTCCACCACCTCGCTGCCGACCAACGACACCGGCTGGGCCGGTGAAGAGGCGCTCGACATCGACATGGTCAGCGCGGTCTGCCCGAACTGCAGCATCATCCTGGTCGAGGCCAACTCCGCCAACGACACCGACCTCGGCATCGCCGAGAACGAGGCCGTCTCGCTCGGCGCCAAGTTCGTCTCCAACAGCTGGGGCGGCTCCGAGTCCTCCTCGCAGACCAGCGAGGACACCTCGTACTTCAAGCACCCGGGTGTCGCGATCACCGTCTCCTCGGGTGACTCCGCCTACGGCGCCGAGTACCCGGCCACCTCCCAGTACGTGACGGCCGTCGGCGGCACCGCGCTCAGCCAGTCCTCCAACTCGCGGGGCTGGAGCGAGTCCGTCTGGTACACCAACTCCACCGAGGGCACCGGCTCCGGCTGCTCGGCCTACGACCCGAAGCCGAGCTGGCAGACCGACTCCGGCTGCTCCAAGCGCATGGAGGCCGACGTCTCCGCGGTCGCCGACCCGGCCACCGGCGTGGCGGTCTACGACACCTACGGCGGCTCCGGCTGGGGCGTCGTCGGCGGCACCAGCGCCTCCGCCCCGATCATCGCCGGCGTCTACGCCCTCGCGGGCACCCCGGGCGCGAGCGACTACCCGGCGAAGTACCCCTACAGCCACACCGGCAACCTGTACGACGTGACCAGCGGCCACAACGGCTCCTGCTCCACCTCGTACTTCTGCACCGCGGGCACCGGCTACGACGGCCCGACCGGCTGGGGTACCCCGAACGGCACCGCCGCCTTCACCTCCGGCTCCAGCACCGGCAACACGGTGACCGTCACCAACCCCGGCAGCCAGTCCACCACCACCGGAAGCTCGGCCAGCCTGCAGATCCAGGCCAGCGACAGCGCGGGCGCGGCCCTCACCTACAGCGCCTCCGGCCTGCCCACGGGCCTGTCCATCAACAGCTCCACCGGCCTGATCTCCGGTACGGCGTCCACCGCGGGCACCTACCAGGTCACGGTCACCGCGAAGGACTCCACCGGCGCCTCCGGCTCGACCTCCTTCACCTGGACCGTCGGCTCCGGCGGCGGCACCTGCTCCTCCTCGCAGCTGCTGGCCAACCCGGGCTTCGAGTCGGGCAACACCGGCTGGAGCGCGTCCAGCGGCGTCATCACCAACGACACCGGTGAGGCGGCCCACGGCGGCTCCTACAAGGCCTGGCTCGACGGCTACGGCTCCGCGCACACCGACACCGTGTCCCAGTCGGTGACGATCCCGGCCGGCTGCAAGGCCACGCTCACCTTCTACCTGCACATCGACACCGCCGAGACCGGCAGCACCGCGTACGACAAGCTGACGGTCACCGCCGGTTCGACCACCCTGGCGACGTACTCGAACGTCAACGCGAACTCGGGTTACGCGCAGAAGACCTTCGACCTGTCCTCGCTGGCGGGCCAGACGGTCACCCTGAAGTTCAGCGGCGCCGAGGACTCCTCGCTGCAGACCAGCTTCGTCGTGGACGACACCGCCCTGACGACCAGCTGATCCGCCGCCCGTGAGCACCGGATCCCGCATGCGGAATATTTCCTTCCGCGTGCGGGATCCTTTTTGGCGGCCGGCACGTCACATCTGCACCAGGCGGCCGACCCCCTCACGGCCACGCACGGCAGAAAGGCGAACCCATGCGCCGTACGACTCTCTGCGCCCTCGCGGCGGCAGCGCTGCTCCTCGCCGGCTGCGGCTCCCAGAGCGGCAAGGACAGCGCAGGCGGTGACGGCAAGGTGTCACCGTCCGCGTCCCCGACCGGCACCGGCTGCGCCCCCCTCGTCCAGCTCAAGGTCTCCGACAGCGGCCGCACGGTGTGCGTGGCCAAGGGCGGCGAGGTCCGCCTCGCCCTGGACGGCACCAAGTCCCGCCCCTGGAAGCCGGTCACGGCCGGCGGCACCGCGCTGAAGGGCATCAACGCCGGGTTCGTCATCCAGCCGGGCCAGGCCACGGCGGCGTACCAGGCGGTGGCGGCCGGCACCGAGAAACTGACGTCGTCCCGGCCCCTGTGCGCCGAGCCGACGGCACCCGGTCAGGTCTCCTGCAAGGGCATCCAGGAGTGGACGGTGACCGTGAACGTGCGGTGATGCAGCGCCCCGAAGGGGCGCGGGGCCGTATCTGGTGTGCGGCTACCGCCGCGCGGGCGCGACGAGCCACAACGGCGCCGCAGACGACCGACGGCAGATCACGCCCCCACCTGCGGCGCTAACCCGCCAGGTGCCGGACCTGGTCCCACAGAACGGGGTCCACCACACCGACCCGTCGCCGGAAGTCGCCGACAGGCACCTCGCGCAGCTCGTCGGTCTCCAGGAAGCTCGGCCGGCCGCGGGCGTCGCCGACGGCGCCCGGCGGCAGGGGGATCACGCCCGCGCGCTCGTCGTGGTACTTGCTGGTGATCTTGGCGACCGTGGCCCGGTTCCCGCGTACGGCCAGCACCAGACACGGCCGGTCCTTGGCGTCGGTGCGGTCCTCGTAGGGGACGTCCGCCCACCAGATGTCCCCGGGGACCGGCCGGGCGGCCTCGGCCGGGTGCGCGCGGCCGAGCGCACCGAGGCGCCGTCCGGCGTACCGGCGACCGCGCCCCCAGCCGTCGACGAGCGTGGCGACCAGCGCGAGCAGTACCACCGCCGCGAGCGCCAGCCACCAGGACGTGTCCATACGACGACGTTACCGGCGCGCGCCAAGGATTGCGCGCCCTCTGCGAATCCTTCTGCGCCCCCGGTCCAGCCGAACCGGTGACACCACAGGTGAGTTCGCCCACAACGGCCCCTGGCGGAGGAGCGACCCGCGCTTTTGCGCCTTACGCTCGACAAACCGCACGACCCCCGTTCCCCGCCCTTTCGATCTTGCCGTTCGATCTTCCCGCCAACGGAGGTTTCTGCTTCATGAAGCTCACCGTCGTCGGCTGCTCGGGGTCGTTCCCGTCCGCGGAATCGGCCTGCTCGAGCTACCTCGTCGAGGCCGACGGCTTCCGGCTGCTGCTCGACATGGGCAACGGCGCCCTGGGCGAGCTGCAGCGCCACTGCGGTCTCTACGACCTCGACGCGATCTTCCTGAGCCATCTGCACCCCGATCACTGCATCGACATGCTCGGGTATTTCGTCGCGCGCTTCTACCGTCACGACGGCGGCCGCTGCGCCCCGATACCGGTCTACGGCCCCGAGGGCACCGAACACCGCCTGACCACCGCCTACAACGACACCCCCTCCGCGTCCGCGATGAGCGAGGTCTTCGACTTCCACACCGTCAAGCCGTCCACGTTCGAGATCGGCCCGTTCACGGTGCACACCGAGCGGGTCCGCCATCCCGTGGAGGCGTACGCCATCCGCATCGAGCACGGCGGGCGGTCGCTGACGTACTCCGGCGACACGGGCGTCACCGAGGTGCTGGACGCGCTGGCCCGGGAGACCGACCTGTTCCTGTGCGAGGCCGCGTTCACGCACGGCAAGGAGAACATCCCCGACCTGCACCTCAACGGCCGCGAGGCGGGCGAGACGGCCGCGCGGGCCGGCGCCCGGCGCCTGCTGCTCACCCACATTCCGCCGTGGACCGACCCGCAGGTGAACCTGCGTGACGCGCGTGAGGTCTTCGGAGGGCCGGTGGAGCTGGCGGAACCGAGGGCGACGTACGAGGTCTAGCCTCCCTACTTTCCCGGCATGCCGAAGGCCCCGGAAACCCGCCGGTTTCCGGGGCCTCGACGTGTGCGCGAAGCCCTACTTGGCCTCGGCCTTCTGCAGTTCGGCGAGTTCCTCGTCCGACTCCCGGCCCGGCGTCGGCAGGTTGAACCTGATGATCGCGAAGCGGAAGACGGAGTAGTAGACCGCCGCGAAGCACAGGCCGACCAGGACCAGGCCCCAGGGGTTGGTCGCTATGCCCAGGTTCAGGCCGAAGTCGACCGCTCCGGCCGAGAACCCGAAGCCGTCCTTCATGCCCAGCGCCCAGGTCAGCGCCAGCGAGATGCCCGTGAGCACCGCGTGGATCGCGTACAGCACCGGCGCGATGAACATGAACGTGAACTCGATGGGCTCGGTCACGCCCGTGACGAACGAGGTCAGCGCGATGGAGAACATCATGCCGCCGACCACCTTGCGGCGCTCCGGACGGGCGCAGTGCACGATGGCCAGGCACGCCGCCGGCAGACCGAACATCATGATCGGGAAGAAGCCGGTCATGAACTGGCCCGCGTGCGGGTCACCGGCCAGGAAGCGCGCGATGTCACCGCTCTTGCCGTGGTAGTCGCCCGCCTGGAACCAGGGGAAGGAGTTCAGCAGGTGGTGCATGCCGATCGGGATCAGCGCACGGTTGGCGACACCGAAGATGCCCGCGCCGACCGCGCCCGACTTGACCAGCCACTCACCGAAGTTGTGCAGGCCCGTGCCGAGGACCGGCCAGATGTAGCCGAAGACGATGCCGATGACGAGACCGGCGAAGGCGGACAGGATCGGAACCAGGCGACGGCCGCCGAAGAAGCCCGCCCAGTCGGGCAGCTTGGTGCGGTAGAAGCGCTGGTACAGCAGCGCCACGACGATGCCCATCACCACACCGCCGAGGACCTTGGCGTCCACCGGGGCGTTCACCATGACGACCTTGCCGTCGACGGCGGTCGCCACCTTCGGCAGGTTCTTGTCGGTGAACGTGCCGAGCACGTTCTTGAAGACGAGGTAGCCGACGACCGCGGCGAGCGCGGTGGAGCCGTCCGACTTCTTCGCGAAGCCGATCGCGATGCCCACGGCGAACAGCAGCGCCATGTTGTCGAGGATCGCGTTGCCACCCGCGGCCATGAACGACGCGATCTTGGTCAGGAACGTCGGGAAGGACGGGCGGCCGAGCATGTCGGTGTTGCCGAGGCGCACCAGGAGGGCGGCGGCGGGCAGCACCGCCACCGGCAGCATCAGGCTGCGGCCGATGCGCTGCAGCACAGCCATCGCGCCGGCGCCCTTCTTCTTCTCGGCCGCGGGGGCGGCAGTCGCCGTGGTCACAAGTTCCTCCTGGGGGCATGCAAGGCGCCGCCCGTGGAATCATGGGGGAGGGGACGGCAGCGTCTCTGGTCTACACCACTTGGTGGTGTAGACCTGTTGTAGCACGATGAAGGCGGCGTAAGGAACCCGCGAATCCGCTACGGCCGTGCTACGCGCTGTACACCCTCACGCCTTGGTGATGTCCTCGACCTCTTCCTCCGGCTCGCGGCCCGGTGTCCTCAGGTCGAACCGCGTGATCGCCAACCGGAAGACGGCGTAGTAGACCGCGGCGAAGCACAGGCCGATCGGGATGATCAGCCAGGGTTTGGTCGCCAGGCGCCAGTTGATGACGTAGTCGATCAGGCCGGCCGAGAAGCTGAACCCGTCGTGCACCCCGAGCGCCCAGGTCACCGCCATCGAGACACCGGTCAGCAGCGCGTGGACGGCGTACAGCAGCGGCGCGATGAACATGAAGGAGTACTCGATCGGCTCGGTGATGCCCGTCACGAACGACGTCAGCGCCACCGACAGCATCAGACCGCCGACCTCCTTGCGGCGGCCGGGCCTCGCGCAGTGCGTGATGGCCAGCGCGGCGGCCGGCAGCGCGAACATCATGATCGGGAAGAAGCCCGAGGTGAACTGCCCCGCGTTCGGGTCGCCCTGGAGGAACATGTTGATGTCGCCGTGCACCACCGTGCCGTCCGGCTTGGTGTAGCTGCCGAACTGGAACCAGATGGGCACGTTCAGGAACTGGTGCAGGCCGACGACGAGCAGCGCCCGGTTGGCGACGCCGAAGACGCCCGCGCCCCAGGAACCGATGGAATGAAGCCAGTGGCTGAAGCTCTCCAGGGCGCCCCCGATCGGCGGCCAGATCCACAGGCACAGCGCCGCGAAGAAGATGGCGACGAACGCCATGATGATCGGCACCAGCCGGCGGCCGTTGAAGAAGCCCAGCCAGTCCACCAGCCTGGTGCGGTGGAACCGGGCCCAGAGGAAGGCGGCCAGCAGGCCCAGCACGATGCCGCCGAAGACGCCCGGGTTCTGGAAGGTGAAGGGCGTCACCGAACCCGCGCCCGCGCCGACCGTCACCTGGCAGCCGACCTGGGGAACCGCCTTGGAGCCGCCGGGGCAGGACTGCGGGAACTGGTGCAGCACCCCGTAGTAGACGAGGAAGCCCGTCACCGCCGCCAGTGCCGTCGAGCCGTCGGCCTTCCTCGCCATGCCGATCGCCACGCCCACGCAGAACAGCAGCGGAAGCCCGATCGAGCCGTCGAGCAGGGCGCCGCCCGCGCCCGCCATGACCTTCGAGACGTTCGTCCAGCCCAGCCCGTCCTTGCCGAACACGTCCGGCTGGCCCAGCCGGTTGATGATGCCCGCCGCCGGCAGCACCGCGATCGGCAGCTGCAGGCTGCGGCCCATCTTCTGCAGGCCCTGGAACAGGTGACTGAAGCGTTCCCGCGCGGGGCCGGCCGTGCTGTCGGCGGGCGCGCTGTCGGCACTCATGGCGTCCTCCCGGCGGCACTCGTGGCGTCCTGTCGGCCCTTCGCCCCGGGACGCGGTTTGGCGACCGTACCCGCTGTGGTGTAGACCAGTCGGCGGACGGTTCCGCTGTCGTGATCGCCATCATTCGGCACCCGCGGCATGACCGCTCGCGAAGATGGGCCAACTGTGGGTTACTGCGACAAACCGGTTCGGATCAGGGAATTCAGGGAGACAGGACATGGCCAGCAAGGCTGAGAAGATCGTCGCCGGCCTCGGCGGTATCGACAACATCGAGGAGATCGAGGGCTGCATCACCCGGCTGCGCACCGAGGTGTCCGACCCCTCCCTGGTCGACGAGGCCGCCCTGAAGGCCGCCGGCGCGCACGGCGTCGTCAAGATGGGCACCGCCATCCAGGTCGTCATCGGCACCGACGCCGACCCGATCGCCGCGGAGATCGAAGACATGATGTGAGCCCCGCCGGCTCACCCTGAAAGAGGCTCTTCCCGCTCGTGCCTCCCGCTCGTACACACCTGCGGGAGGAGCCCCTTCCGCGTCTACGGCTAGGCTCCATGCCATGTCTCGCATCGACGGCCGTACCCCCCAACAGCTCCGCCCGGTCACCATCGAACGCGGCTGGAGCAAGCACGCCGAGGGCTCCGTCCTCGTCTCCTTCGGCGACACCAAGGTGTTCTGCACCGCCTCCGTGACCGAGGGCGTCCCGCGCTGGCGCAAGGGCAGCGGCGAGGGCTGGGTCACCGCCGAGTACGCCATGCTGCCCCGCGCCACCAACACGCGCGGCGACCGGGAGTCCGTCAAGGGCAAGATCGGCGGCCGTACCCACGAGATCTCCCGGCTCATCGGCCGCTCCCTGCGCGCCGTCATCGACTACAAGGCGCTCGGCGAGAACACCATCGTCCTCGACTGCGACGTCCTCCAGGCCGACGGCGGCACCCGCACGGCGGCGATCACCGGCGCGTACGTCGCGCTCGCCGACGCCGTCTCCTGGGCCCAGGGCAAGAAGCTGATCAAGGCCGGCCGGCAGCCGCTCACCGGCACCGTCTCCGCCGTGTCCGTCGGCATCGTCGGCGGCGTCCCGCTGCTCGACCTCTGCTACGAGGAGGACGTGCGCGCCGAGACCGACATGAACGTCGTCTGCACCGGCGACGGCCGCTTCGTCGAGGTCCAGGGCACCGCCGAGGCCGAGCCCTTCGCCCGCGACGAACTGAACGCCCTGCTCGACCTCGCCGTCACCGGCTGCGCCGAGCTCACCGCCCACCAGCGCGCGGCCCTGGAAGCGACGCTCGCGAAGTAATCCGCGAAGTAAAGGACGGATCAAAAGAGGGAGGGCGCGCGGGCAACCCGCGCGCCCTCCTCGGCGTCCTAGCTACGGACAGCCTCACCAGGGGAGGGGAACACCACCATGGCCGTCAGCCCACGCCGACGCCGTCTCACCGCAGTCGCCGCCGTGGCGCTCGCCGCGCTCGCAACCAGTCTCACCACCGGCTGCGACGCCGTGAACAAGGCCCTGGACTGCGTGCACACCGCCGACTCCATCGCCGACAGCGTCACGGACCTGCAGCAGGCCGTGGAGAACGCCGCGAACGACCCCACCCAGGCCGACGCCTCCCTCGACTCCATCGAGAAGAACCTCGACAAGATCGGCGACAAGACCGACAACGCCGACGTCAACAAGGCGGTCGACGACCTGCGGAAGGCCGTGGGGAACGTGCGTACGGCCATCAAGAACGGCGACAGGACGCCGGACCTGGGCCCGGTCACGGACGCGGCCGGCGAACTGACCAAGGTGTGCACGAAGTAGGGCCGTTCGGGTAGGAGCGCCTCAGCCCAGCTCTTTGCGGGACCCCCTCCGGGACTCCCTGCGCTCCAGCCTCTCCCGGCGGCGCTGCTCCTTCAGCCGCTGCTGCTCCGCACGGGTGACCTTGCGGGTCACATCCACCCCGCCCCAGAACGCAAGGCCACCGATGATCACGCGCGGAGCGCCCGGCTCGGGCGGGCTGTCGTCCCTGGGATGGTCGAAACCGCCCATGATGCCGATGCCACGGACGACGACCTCGACCCCTGGCGGCACGATGACCTGCACACCGCCCATGACGGCCACACAGTTGATCTCGACCTCGCGGTCGGCGAAGTCCGCCTCCCGCAGGTCGATCTCGC includes:
- a CDS encoding putative leader peptide, translated to MVLNDVSEKAPGMLLVARLHVDLCRLNSAIC
- a CDS encoding putative Ig domain-containing protein → MRESRPTRRRRSLRRLVAVAFPALALTVAGLAAAPTAGAQTAGAHPHTTKVTQNAKALTDPKRQTFHTTGKAGQKVPTEHLCAKAKPGYASCFAQRRTDIRQRLAAALAAAPSGLSPANLHSAYNLPTTGGTGMTVAIVDAYNDPNAESDLATYRSTYGLSACTKANGCFKQVSQTGSTTSLPTNDTGWAGEEALDIDMVSAVCPNCSIILVEANSANDTDLGIAENEAVSLGAKFVSNSWGGSESSSQTSEDTSYFKHPGVAITVSSGDSAYGAEYPATSQYVTAVGGTALSQSSNSRGWSESVWYTNSTEGTGSGCSAYDPKPSWQTDSGCSKRMEADVSAVADPATGVAVYDTYGGSGWGVVGGTSASAPIIAGVYALAGTPGASDYPAKYPYSHTGNLYDVTSGHNGSCSTSYFCTAGTGYDGPTGWGTPNGTAAFTSGSSTGNTVTVTNPGSQSTTTGSSASLQIQASDSAGAALTYSASGLPTGLSINSSTGLISGTASTAGTYQVTVTAKDSTGASGSTSFTWTVGSGGGTCSSSQLLANPGFESGNTGWSASSGVITNDTGEAAHGGSYKAWLDGYGSAHTDTVSQSVTIPAGCKATLTFYLHIDTAETGSTAYDKLTVTAGSTTLATYSNVNANSGYAQKTFDLSSLAGQTVTLKFSGAEDSSLQTSFVVDDTALTTS
- a CDS encoding MBL fold metallo-hydrolase, which translates into the protein MKLTVVGCSGSFPSAESACSSYLVEADGFRLLLDMGNGALGELQRHCGLYDLDAIFLSHLHPDHCIDMLGYFVARFYRHDGGRCAPIPVYGPEGTEHRLTTAYNDTPSASAMSEVFDFHTVKPSTFEIGPFTVHTERVRHPVEAYAIRIEHGGRSLTYSGDTGVTEVLDALARETDLFLCEAAFTHGKENIPDLHLNGREAGETAARAGARRLLLTHIPPWTDPQVNLRDAREVFGGPVELAEPRATYEV
- a CDS encoding type II toxin-antitoxin system PemK/MazF family toxin, whose protein sequence is MDTSWWLALAAVVLLALVATLVDGWGRGRRYAGRRLGALGRAHPAEAARPVPGDIWWADVPYEDRTDAKDRPCLVLAVRGNRATVAKITSKYHDERAGVIPLPPGAVGDARGRPSFLETDELREVPVGDFRRRVGVVDPVLWDQVRHLAG
- a CDS encoding Mov34/MPN/PAD-1 family protein, with translation MLTITQALVDQIVAHARKDHPDEACGVVAGPAGSDRPERLIPMLNAAMSPTFYEFDSGDLLKLYRELDDRDEDPVVIYHSHTATEAYPSRTDISYANEPGAHYVLVSTADTDGLGEFQFRSFRIVDGEVTEEEVRVVEAY
- a CDS encoding amino acid permease, with the protein product MTSSRVDQLHDGNEAARVADSEGGEGYQRGLGSRQIQMIAIGGAIGTGLFLGAGKGISKAGPSLILAYAVAGLVIFLIMRALGELLMYRPVSGSFSEYAREFIGPFAGFVTGWTYWLFWVVTGITEVTAAAAYMTYWFDIPQWVSALIFTIVLYGANLISVKLFGELEFWFSMVKVTAIIGMILICAGILTIGFSDAGRTASVSHLWNDGGFFPHGVGNTLMTLQMVMFAFLAVELVGVTAGESKDPEKVLPKAINTVPWRIAVFYVGALIMILSVVPWTEFHPGVSPFVAAFQKMGLSVGAGIVNFVVLTAALSSCNSGMYSTGRMLRDLALNSQGPKVFTKLTRSGTPLVGTTFSAALMLVGVWINYQWPGKAFDYVVSFATISGMWAWIVILVCQILYRPRANVGLLPQSKFPMPGAPYTSYIALAFIVMVIVLMGIDKDARVSLYCAPLWAAILGVSYWVLRRRNPEAAAFRKR
- a CDS encoding MoaD/ThiS family protein: MAIEVRIPTILRTYTDGQKAVEGSGNTLAELFADLETRHAGIQARIVDEGKLRRFVNVYLNDEDVRFIDGIDTKLSDGDTVTILPAVAGGMR
- a CDS encoding PLP-dependent cysteine synthase family protein: MRYDSPLAAVGNTPLVRLPRLSPSADVRIWAKLEDRNPTGSVKDRPALHMIEQAEKDGRLTPGCTVLEPTSGNTGISLAMAAKLKGYRMVCVMPENTSQERRDLLGMWGAEIISSPAAGGSNTAVRVAKELAAEHPDWVMLYQYGNPDNAGAHYATTGPEILADLPSITHFVAGLGTTGTLMGVGRYLREHRPGVQIVAAEPRYDDLVYGLRNLDEGFVPELYDASVLTSRFSVGSADAVTRTRELLQQEGIFAGVSTGAALHAAIGVGKKAVKAGESADIVFIVADGGWKYLSTGVYTAATTEEAIETLQGQLWA
- a CDS encoding PTS transporter subunit EIIC, producing MTTATAAPAAEKKKGAGAMAVLQRIGRSLMLPVAVLPAAALLVRLGNTDMLGRPSFPTFLTKIASFMAAGGNAILDNMALLFAVGIAIGFAKKSDGSTALAAVVGYLVFKNVLGTFTDKNLPKVATAVDGKVVMVNAPVDAKVLGGVVMGIVVALLYQRFYRTKLPDWAGFFGGRRLVPILSAFAGLVIGIVFGYIWPVLGTGLHNFGEWLVKSGAVGAGIFGVANRALIPIGMHHLLNSFPWFQAGDYHGKSGDIARFLAGDPHAGQFMTGFFPIMMFGLPAACLAIVHCARPERRKVVGGMMFSIALTSFVTGVTEPIEFTFMFIAPVLYAIHAVLTGISLALTWALGMKDGFGFSAGAVDFGLNLGIATNPWGLVLVGLCFAAVYYSVFRFAIIRFNLPTPGRESDEELAELQKAEAK